A segment of the Odoribacter splanchnicus DSM 20712 genome:
CGGGGGTCCTTGAAAAGTGTCAGCCGCACACTGGATAACGTAGAGCATGCTTCCGGTACTTTGAACGATTTGCTGGCCAACGAGTCCTCCCGGATTTCTAAAATTCTCGAGAATATCAATAGCATAACCGGAAACCTGGAAAACAGTAATGCGAATATAACCCGTAGCCTGGATAATATTACCGGGATCAGCGATTCGCTTAAAGCGGTTAATCTGGCTAATACCGTTCGTTATTTGAATAGTGTTTTGGCACAGACCGATTCCATTGTCATGAAGATCAACCGGGGGAAAGGTACACTAGGGGGAGTGGTGAATGACCGTGATTTGTATTATAATCTGACGGCAGTGAGTGAAAATCTCAATAAATTACTGACCGAATTCCGGCAAAATCCAAAACGCTTTGTGAATCTATCTTTGTTCGACTTTTCTTCCGGTAAATCGACCCAGGATACTTATGGGATCGTGATTGCGGAATCGGAGGAACCCTTGGCCTTGGATTCCGAATTATACCGGAAATATCCCGATTTAAGGGAAATGCGTAAAAACGGGAAATATCTTTATTTGATCCAAACTTATAAGAATTTGAAACAAGCGGAGAAAGATCTGAAAGATGTT
Coding sequences within it:
- a CDS encoding MlaD family protein codes for the protein MKVKREVKLALTAIVAVVILIWGINFLKAKALFDRNNVFYGIYDRVDGLKVSSSVIYRGYSVGQVSAIQFTGERYDKVLVQFTVGKKLQISSNTIAAIRSADLMGSKAINLIPGDATTYAQSGDTLRTELELGIMEQLNKQLEPLKKKAETVMVSLDTVLVALQEIFSEDANGNIRGSLKSVSRTLDNVEHASGTLNDLLANESSRISKILENINSITGNLENSNANITRSLDNITGISDSLKAVNLANTVRYLNSVLAQTDSIVMKINRGKGTLGGVVNDRDLYYNLTAVSENLNKLLTEFRQNPKRFVNLSLFDFSSGKSTQDTYGIVIAESEEPLALDSELYRKYPDLREMRKNGKYLYLIQTYKNLKQAEKDLKDVNKIFKQSFIVKIQ